In a genomic window of Streptomyces sp. NBC_01231:
- a CDS encoding SpoIIE family protein phosphatase, whose product MARVWDIPVHDSTRVRDVRVAAERAAVRAGLDEPRTAAAALVATELATNLLKHAGGGQVLIDVVDPPLPEEGAPMTVQIAAIDHGQGMADVRVALRDGYSTARSLGAGLGTCRRIADDFGLYSVPGRGTVALARVGTRTKEADPAAPVRVGGVNVPLAGAEYSGDAWAWARSGDLLTLMMADGLGHGPEAARASTAATRALHGSAHLPPAEALVHLDSALHGTRGAAVAVAQVDTRAGVLRFAGIGNIGARLREGDRWRSLLSRPGIVGVHRHATRREERMPWAADRMLILHSDGLPSRWTAPSDPGLLAADPAVVAAVTLRDASSSARPVRDDTAVAVLAPTPSEDP is encoded by the coding sequence ATGGCGCGCGTGTGGGACATCCCGGTGCACGACTCGACCCGGGTGCGTGACGTGAGGGTGGCAGCGGAGCGCGCGGCCGTCCGCGCGGGGCTCGACGAGCCTCGTACGGCGGCCGCCGCGCTGGTGGCGACCGAGCTGGCGACCAACCTGCTCAAGCACGCCGGAGGCGGACAGGTCCTCATCGACGTCGTGGACCCGCCGCTGCCCGAGGAGGGAGCCCCGATGACGGTGCAGATCGCCGCGATCGATCACGGGCAGGGCATGGCCGACGTCCGCGTCGCCCTGCGTGACGGTTATTCGACGGCGCGGTCCCTGGGTGCCGGGCTCGGAACGTGCCGCCGTATAGCGGACGATTTCGGTCTGTACAGCGTGCCGGGGCGGGGCACGGTGGCGCTGGCCCGGGTCGGCACCCGCACGAAGGAGGCCGACCCGGCCGCACCGGTACGGGTAGGTGGGGTGAACGTCCCTCTCGCCGGGGCGGAGTACTCGGGCGACGCCTGGGCGTGGGCCCGGTCGGGCGACCTGCTGACTTTGATGATGGCCGACGGACTGGGCCACGGTCCCGAGGCGGCCCGAGCCTCGACGGCCGCGACGCGGGCCCTGCACGGCTCGGCCCACCTCCCGCCCGCCGAGGCGCTGGTCCACCTGGACTCGGCGCTGCACGGCACCAGGGGGGCGGCCGTCGCGGTGGCCCAGGTCGACACCCGCGCGGGGGTGCTGCGGTTCGCCGGCATCGGCAACATCGGGGCCCGGCTCCGCGAGGGCGACCGTTGGCGTTCGCTGCTGTCACGGCCCGGGATCGTGGGCGTCCACCGGCACGCCACGCGGCGTGAGGAACGTATGCCCTGGGCGGCCGACCGCATGCTGATCCTGCACAGCGACGGCCTGCCCAGCCGCTGGACGGCCCCGTCCGACCCGGGCCTGCTGGCGGCCGACCCTGCCGTCGTGGCCGCCGTGACCCTACGTGACGCGAGCAGTTCCGCCCGGCCGGTGCGGGACGACACCGCCGTGGCGGTGCTGGCTCCGACCCCGTCGGAGGATCCATGA
- a CDS encoding anti-sigma regulatory factor, with translation MNTAAGVEACLPIRSDMDLVWVRQHVRHAAGLLGFGLVEQTKVVTAASELARNTLVHGGGGQLEAAPVSSGRARGLRLTFSDEGPGIPDLERALSDGYTSGGGLGMGLGGARRLVHEFAVDSTPGVGTKVTVVSWASVPRPREEH, from the coding sequence ATGAACACAGCCGCAGGCGTCGAGGCCTGCCTGCCGATCCGTTCGGACATGGATCTGGTGTGGGTGCGACAGCATGTACGGCACGCCGCCGGCCTGCTGGGTTTCGGTCTGGTGGAGCAGACCAAGGTGGTCACCGCGGCCAGTGAACTGGCCCGCAACACCCTCGTGCACGGCGGAGGCGGACAGCTGGAGGCCGCTCCCGTCTCCAGCGGACGGGCCCGCGGGCTGCGCCTGACCTTCTCCGACGAGGGACCGGGCATCCCGGACCTGGAGCGGGCGCTGAGCGACGGCTACACCTCCGGCGGCGGTCTGGGGATGGGGCTGGGCGGCGCGCGGCGGCTGGTGCACGAGTTCGCCGTCGACAGCACTCCGGGGGTCGGCACCAAGGTCACGGTGGTCTCCTGGGCGTCGGTACCGCGGCCGCGTGAGGAGCACTGA
- a CDS encoding STAS domain-containing protein, whose protein sequence is MSHDFSRPVTGHVPVLRLGDVLLVTLQGDLYDSAAQQLQQDLGETIVSTGVTGVVIDISGVEIVDSFLGRVLAEIAAQARLLAAQTVVAGMRPAVAITLVELGLTLPGLRTALTTEAAMDLLAGLDPDTRSGGRRRESR, encoded by the coding sequence GTGAGCCATGACTTCTCCCGGCCCGTCACGGGCCATGTGCCGGTCCTACGGCTCGGCGACGTCCTCCTGGTCACCCTCCAGGGGGATCTGTACGACAGTGCGGCACAGCAGTTGCAGCAGGACCTCGGCGAGACCATCGTCAGCACCGGGGTGACCGGGGTGGTCATCGACATCTCCGGGGTGGAGATCGTCGACTCCTTCCTCGGGCGGGTGCTGGCCGAGATCGCGGCACAGGCCCGGCTGCTGGCCGCGCAAACCGTGGTGGCCGGTATGCGTCCGGCGGTCGCGATCACGCTGGTGGAGCTGGGGCTGACGCTCCCCGGACTGCGCACCGCGCTCACCACCGAGGCCGCGATGGACCTCCTCGCGGGACTGGATCCCGACACCCGCTCCGGCGGCCGGCGCCGGGAGAGCCGGTGA
- a CDS encoding STAS domain-containing protein: protein MPEHETVGQHGSPAREVADFLRSRTEQIAQRWADEPLFRTVFTVSRDEAVEAGRTVIEALAQVADTGQVHDPDSAGFTVVREQLSRMGAARSRAGFTTTQVSNDVNALRPPVENLLLADLPEDDTDRVRECTTALTVLMGTLRLVVLETALSEGQALIERQQLQLMEVATPVIKLWDGIVAVPLIGTLDSARSQVVMETLLEAIVDQHARFAILDITGVPTVDSLVAQHLMKTVAAARLMGAECVVSGIRPAIAQTIVHLGLDLGTVLTRASLADALAYALHELGANIVNAAPGGASSR, encoded by the coding sequence GTGCCGGAGCACGAAACGGTAGGGCAGCACGGATCGCCGGCGCGGGAGGTCGCGGACTTCCTGCGCAGCCGTACCGAGCAGATCGCCCAGCGGTGGGCCGACGAACCCCTCTTCCGGACGGTGTTCACCGTCTCGCGGGACGAGGCGGTGGAAGCGGGCAGGACCGTCATCGAGGCGCTGGCCCAGGTCGCCGACACGGGCCAGGTGCACGATCCCGACTCCGCCGGATTCACCGTGGTGCGCGAGCAGTTGTCGCGGATGGGCGCGGCCCGCTCCCGGGCCGGATTCACCACCACGCAGGTGTCCAACGACGTGAACGCGCTGCGTCCGCCGGTCGAGAACCTGCTGCTCGCCGACCTTCCCGAGGACGACACCGACCGGGTCCGGGAATGCACCACCGCGCTGACCGTGCTGATGGGCACCCTGAGGCTGGTGGTGCTGGAGACGGCGCTCAGCGAGGGGCAGGCCCTGATCGAGCGGCAGCAGCTCCAGCTGATGGAAGTGGCCACGCCGGTCATCAAGCTGTGGGACGGCATCGTGGCGGTGCCGCTGATCGGGACCCTCGACAGCGCCCGCAGCCAGGTGGTGATGGAGACGCTGCTGGAGGCCATCGTCGACCAGCACGCCCGGTTCGCGATCCTCGACATCACCGGTGTGCCGACGGTCGACTCGCTGGTGGCCCAGCATCTGATGAAGACGGTCGCGGCCGCCCGGCTGATGGGCGCGGAGTGCGTCGTCTCCGGTATCCGTCCGGCGATCGCGCAGACCATCGTGCACCTGGGCCTGGACCTGGGCACCGTGCTGACCCGGGCGAGCCTGGCCGACGCCCTGGCGTACGCGCTGCACGAGCTGGGAGCCAACATCGTCAACGCGGCGCCCGGCGGTGCGAGTTCACGGTGA
- a CDS encoding STAS domain-containing protein, producing MSIAQNPLSVEVSLPREDVALISVEGYLDVDTATEFQHHLANQLHHGRRHFLLDLSAVPFMDSSGMNIILRVYQQARDIPGSVHIISPTPTVRRILDLTGVSITVPVSESLDEALSRADAHEADLDDADVDETVRQDGPQT from the coding sequence GTGTCCATTGCCCAGAACCCCTTGTCCGTCGAGGTCAGCCTGCCTCGGGAGGACGTGGCCCTGATCTCGGTCGAGGGCTACTTGGACGTAGACACCGCGACGGAGTTCCAGCATCACCTGGCCAACCAACTCCACCACGGCCGACGGCACTTCCTGCTCGACCTGTCGGCCGTCCCCTTCATGGACTCGTCCGGCATGAACATCATCCTGCGGGTGTACCAGCAGGCCCGCGACATACCGGGCAGCGTGCACATCATCTCCCCCACGCCGACGGTACGTCGGATCCTGGACCTGACCGGCGTGAGCATCACGGTCCCGGTGTCCGAGAGCCTCGACGAGGCGCTCTCCCGGGCCGACGCACACGAGGCGGACCTGGACGACGCGGACGTCGACGAGACTGTCCGGCAGGACGGGCCACAGACCTGA
- a CDS encoding STAS domain-containing protein, giving the protein MMGAYISLRRDGTSALVTVDTDIDHQSRPHLESAADNLPDTVRDLTLDLGHVVFVDSAVLHVIRGMQRAVDRNGGRLCVAGLTGQPRRLLRHAADLWPEADWDTYLRAC; this is encoded by the coding sequence ATGATGGGCGCGTACATCTCACTGCGCCGTGACGGCACTTCGGCCCTGGTGACGGTCGACACGGACATCGACCACCAGTCCCGCCCGCACCTCGAGTCCGCCGCCGACAACCTGCCGGACACCGTCCGCGACCTCACCCTGGACCTGGGTCACGTGGTCTTCGTGGACAGTGCGGTCCTGCACGTGATCCGCGGCATGCAGCGGGCCGTCGACCGCAACGGCGGACGGCTGTGTGTGGCCGGGCTGACCGGACAGCCCCGCAGACTGCTCCGGCACGCCGCGGACCTGTGGCCCGAGGCGGACTGGGACACGTACCTGCGAGCCTGCTGA
- a CDS encoding SpoIIE family protein phosphatase yields MRPPSSEHPQEHGDAEASPGSAASPPPLPEGRSAGSEGAVPPASPVGRLAATVERLRREVRAAQAEAEGRALIELAKGILVERLQCGPAQAARQLAELAEQAKVTPLEFAVEVINQAARDRMSEVTDAFLAATSATAEPEGDSPAVRLRAAESGALAADDTQAVADSLLQQALQPLGAVAVAIWAAGPDGSLTLAGSAGFSPVEAARWRYVPPDVATVARRGLTERGGHWIASLARTGLPSIGGHHHPDGGRVALPAGTGGRVHGVLEIVWPTPLAPQPQRIVRQVEALAELCAHTLETYTVLNGSAQEPGVLPDAAELMDLTDGLHDPALVLVPYFDGSGHLVDFRIQHANSRFLDPAGRPRAVVNGALLLEAYPMAAGESELFQRVERVYATGEPFRARRMNLTALVDQVPLSAVADISVSRHGSAVLLLWRIEDETARLASLLQHAQRLGRIGGFEETLLTGEITWNGQLFDLYGLSSTSAPVPLEELPAHAHPDDTGAIRRFLRTLLHRRRPASTAFRLQRPDGVTRHIRVVAEPVLDTDGRLFAVRGAYQDISAQHWTEVALAATRDQLAHSEQQATERNRLTLQLQHAIMPPTQDPLQVPDLQVAVRYRPAETEQLVGGDWYDAVVLPSGMVLLCVGDVAGHGIGAATSMVVLRNALRGLAVTGAGPGQLLSWLNIVAHHLTGAVTATAICGLYDPSRHTFRWARAGHLPPVLVRAAEAAPLPLVKGMLLGAVPDAVYEETEVQLAAGDTLLMYTDGLIERRDRSVEESLRHLLTTARTVPRTLDQQLDRLLTYSRSDTDDDTCLVGIRVG; encoded by the coding sequence ATGAGGCCACCGAGTTCCGAGCACCCGCAGGAGCACGGCGACGCGGAGGCGTCTCCCGGGTCCGCCGCCTCTCCCCCGCCTCTTCCCGAGGGCCGGTCCGCCGGCTCCGAGGGGGCCGTCCCCCCGGCCTCCCCCGTGGGGAGGCTGGCCGCGACCGTCGAGCGGCTGCGCCGCGAGGTGCGGGCGGCCCAGGCGGAGGCCGAGGGGCGGGCTCTGATCGAGCTCGCCAAGGGCATCCTGGTCGAACGTCTGCAGTGCGGCCCCGCGCAGGCCGCCCGTCAGCTCGCGGAGCTGGCCGAGCAGGCGAAGGTGACACCGCTGGAGTTCGCGGTCGAGGTCATCAACCAGGCTGCCCGGGACCGGATGTCGGAGGTGACGGACGCCTTCCTCGCCGCCACCTCGGCCACCGCGGAGCCGGAGGGCGACTCGCCCGCCGTACGGCTGCGGGCCGCCGAGAGCGGTGCGCTGGCCGCGGACGACACCCAGGCCGTCGCGGACTCCCTGCTGCAGCAGGCGTTGCAGCCGCTCGGGGCGGTGGCCGTGGCCATCTGGGCGGCGGGCCCCGACGGCTCCCTCACGCTGGCCGGCAGCGCCGGGTTCTCCCCGGTCGAAGCGGCGCGCTGGCGCTATGTGCCGCCGGACGTGGCGACGGTGGCGCGGCGCGGCCTCACCGAGCGCGGGGGGCACTGGATCGCCTCCCTCGCGCGGACAGGTCTGCCCAGCATCGGCGGGCACCACCATCCGGACGGTGGCCGGGTGGCGCTGCCCGCGGGGACCGGCGGGCGCGTGCACGGCGTCCTGGAGATCGTCTGGCCCACGCCGCTCGCGCCCCAACCGCAGCGGATCGTCCGTCAGGTGGAGGCGCTCGCCGAGTTGTGTGCGCACACACTGGAGACGTACACCGTGCTCAACGGCTCCGCGCAGGAGCCCGGGGTGCTGCCGGACGCCGCGGAGCTGATGGACCTGACCGACGGACTGCACGATCCCGCCCTGGTCCTGGTGCCGTACTTCGACGGCTCCGGTCACCTGGTGGACTTCCGTATCCAGCACGCGAACAGCCGTTTCCTCGATCCGGCGGGCCGGCCGCGTGCCGTCGTGAACGGCGCTCTGTTACTGGAGGCCTACCCGATGGCCGCCGGGGAGAGCGAGCTCTTCCAGCGGGTGGAGCGGGTGTACGCGACGGGCGAGCCCTTCCGTGCGCGCCGGATGAACCTCACCGCCCTCGTCGACCAGGTCCCGCTCTCGGCGGTCGCCGACATCAGCGTCAGCCGGCACGGCAGCGCCGTCCTGCTGCTGTGGCGCATCGAGGACGAGACCGCCCGGCTGGCGAGCCTGTTGCAGCACGCCCAACGGCTCGGACGGATCGGCGGGTTCGAGGAGACCCTGCTGACCGGCGAGATCACCTGGAACGGTCAGCTCTTCGACCTGTACGGCCTCTCCTCTACGAGCGCCCCCGTGCCGCTGGAGGAGCTCCCGGCCCATGCCCACCCGGACGACACCGGCGCCATCCGCAGGTTCCTGCGGACGCTGCTGCACCGACGGCGTCCGGCGTCCACGGCGTTCCGGCTGCAGCGGCCCGACGGGGTGACCCGGCACATCCGGGTGGTCGCCGAACCGGTGCTGGACACGGACGGCCGGCTGTTCGCCGTCCGCGGGGCCTACCAGGACATCTCGGCGCAGCACTGGACGGAGGTCGCGCTCGCGGCCACCCGCGACCAACTCGCGCACAGCGAACAGCAGGCCACCGAACGCAACCGGCTGACCCTGCAGTTGCAGCACGCCATCATGCCGCCCACCCAGGACCCGTTGCAGGTGCCCGATCTCCAGGTGGCGGTCCGTTACCGGCCCGCGGAGACCGAGCAGCTCGTGGGCGGCGACTGGTACGACGCCGTGGTGCTGCCGTCCGGGATGGTGCTGCTGTGCGTCGGTGACGTGGCGGGGCACGGGATAGGGGCGGCCACCAGCATGGTCGTGCTGCGCAACGCACTGCGCGGGCTGGCCGTCACCGGTGCGGGGCCGGGGCAGCTGCTGTCGTGGCTCAACATCGTGGCGCATCACCTCACCGGCGCCGTCACCGCCACGGCGATCTGCGGACTGTACGACCCCTCCCGCCACACCTTTCGCTGGGCGCGAGCGGGCCATCTCCCGCCGGTGCTCGTGCGGGCCGCGGAGGCCGCGCCCCTGCCTCTGGTCAAGGGCATGCTGCTCGGTGCCGTACCGGACGCGGTCTACGAGGAGACCGAGGTACAACTGGCGGCCGGGGACACCCTGTTGATGTACACCGACGGTCTGATCGAGCGCCGGGACCGTTCCGTGGAGGAGTCGCTGCGACATCTTCTGACCACCGCTCGTACGGTGCCCAGGACACTCGACCAGCAGTTGGACCGACTGCTCACCTACAGCAGGTCGGACACCGACGACGACACCTGTCTCGTCGGTATCCGGGTGGGCTGA
- a CDS encoding HAMP domain-containing protein — translation MTTNTTEVADAVPGDHELRQLLAGLTAVRDGDFGTRLPDDGQGLMGDIATVFNGMVDQLSVFTSEVTRVAREVGTEGTLGGQAEVPGVSGTWADLTDSVNAMAGNLTTQVRDIAQVATAVAKGDLSQKIDVPARGEILQLKETVNTMVDQLSAFADEVTRVAREVGSEGQLGGQAQVPGVAGVWRDLTDSVNGMAGNLTGQVRNIAQVTTAVAQGDLSQKITVDARGEILELKNTINTMVDQLSAFADEVTRVAREVGTEGRLGGQADVKGVKGTWRDLTDSVNFMAGNLTSQVRKIAQVATAVAEGDLSQKITVDARGEILELKNTLNTMVDQLSAFADEVTRVAREVGTAGNLGGQAQVRGVSGTWKDLTDNVNVMASNLTGQVRSIAQVATAVARGDLSQKITVEAKGEVAALADVINTMVDTLSAFADEVTRVAREVGTEGRLGGQAHVPNVAGTWKDLTDNVNSMANNLTGQVRNIALVTTAVAKGDLSKKIDVDARGEILELKTTINTMVDQLSAFADEVTRVAREVGTEGRLGGQAEVEGVSGTWKRLTENVNELAGNLTRQVRAIAEVASAVAEGDLTRSITVEASGEVAELKDNINSMVGSLRETTRANQEQDWLKTNLARISSLVQGHRDLPVVAELIMDELVPLVSAQYGAFYLAEESDDGPELRLVGSYGYPDDDSRPTRIAFGRTLVGQAARSRRTITVDELPPDYVTISSGLGQVVPTALVLLPIVVEGQVLGVIELASVTAFTQIHQDFLEQLMETIGVNLNTIVANARTDELLGESQRLTAELQARSAELQEQQEELQHSNAELEEKASLLVAQNRDIEAKNLQIEQARQELEARAQQLSLASKYKSEFLANMSHELRTPLNSLLILAQLLAQNPSRNLTPKQVEYAGIIHSAGSDLLQLINDILDLSKVEAGKMDVAPEVVSLRQLIDYVEATFRPMTTQKSLDFTVTTAPGAPADLLTDESRLRQVLRNLLSNAVKFTEQGSVELRVEPAADDEVPQGVLRNSTLVAFRVKDTGIGIPEQQLETIFGAFQQADGTTSRKYGGTGLGLSITREIAHLLGGAVTVDSTPGQGSTFTLFLPVARPDFEELVSSDPPLEKAPDTALDPHALRGRQAAGLPAGAGERRRRLLVVEERSRGLLTLVAESVVADVAHGRDGSGAGAAVDIITAVGAQEAAGALADEPYHCVVLELGMPDGEASRFLEALQGDSALASVPVLVHSGHRADLATEETLRSRAAGGALEFLSSLDELRERIALHLSAEEPGDVLSLVRAEEPQQLTPHAVDDSFAGRTVLVVDDDARNLFALSGILELHGFRVLHADNGRKGIEALVDNPDIALVLMDVMMPEMDGYTATAEIRRMPQYVGLPIIAVTAKAMPGDREKSLASGASDYVTKPVDTRDLIACVRRWLSA, via the coding sequence ATGACCACCAACACCACCGAGGTCGCTGATGCGGTCCCGGGAGATCACGAACTCAGACAGCTCCTCGCGGGGCTGACGGCGGTCCGGGACGGGGACTTCGGCACCCGCCTGCCGGACGACGGCCAGGGCCTCATGGGCGACATCGCCACGGTCTTCAACGGCATGGTCGACCAGCTGTCCGTGTTCACCTCCGAGGTCACTCGGGTGGCCCGCGAGGTGGGCACCGAGGGAACGCTCGGCGGACAGGCGGAAGTACCGGGTGTCTCGGGCACCTGGGCCGATCTCACGGACTCCGTCAACGCCATGGCGGGCAACCTGACGACACAGGTGCGCGACATCGCCCAGGTGGCCACGGCGGTGGCGAAGGGCGACCTGTCCCAGAAGATCGACGTCCCCGCGCGGGGCGAGATCCTCCAGCTGAAGGAGACCGTCAACACGATGGTCGACCAGCTGTCCGCGTTCGCCGACGAGGTCACCCGCGTCGCCCGCGAGGTCGGCAGCGAGGGGCAGCTCGGCGGACAGGCGCAGGTGCCGGGCGTCGCCGGTGTCTGGCGCGACCTCACGGACTCCGTGAACGGGATGGCGGGCAACCTGACGGGGCAGGTCCGCAACATCGCCCAGGTGACGACGGCCGTCGCCCAGGGCGACCTCTCCCAGAAGATCACCGTCGACGCCCGCGGCGAGATCCTCGAACTCAAGAACACCATCAACACGATGGTCGACCAGCTCTCCGCCTTCGCCGACGAGGTCACCCGCGTCGCCCGCGAGGTGGGAACCGAGGGACGCCTCGGCGGACAGGCCGACGTCAAGGGCGTCAAGGGCACCTGGCGCGACCTCACCGACTCGGTGAACTTCATGGCGGGCAACCTGACCTCACAGGTCCGCAAGATCGCCCAGGTGGCGACCGCCGTCGCGGAGGGTGACCTCTCCCAGAAGATCACCGTCGACGCCCGCGGCGAGATCCTCGAACTCAAGAACACCCTCAACACGATGGTCGACCAGCTCTCCGCCTTCGCCGACGAGGTCACCCGCGTCGCCCGCGAGGTCGGCACCGCCGGAAACCTCGGCGGACAGGCCCAGGTCCGGGGCGTCTCGGGCACCTGGAAGGACCTCACCGACAACGTCAATGTGATGGCGTCCAACCTGACCGGTCAGGTGCGTTCGATCGCCCAGGTCGCCACCGCCGTGGCCCGCGGTGACCTCTCGCAGAAGATCACGGTCGAGGCCAAGGGGGAGGTCGCGGCCCTGGCGGACGTCATCAACACCATGGTCGACACGCTCTCCGCCTTCGCCGACGAGGTCACCCGCGTCGCCCGCGAGGTCGGCACCGAGGGACGTCTCGGCGGACAGGCGCACGTACCGAACGTGGCCGGCACGTGGAAGGACCTCACCGACAACGTCAACTCGATGGCGAACAACCTCACCGGGCAGGTGCGCAACATCGCGCTGGTGACGACCGCCGTGGCCAAGGGCGACCTGTCGAAGAAGATCGACGTCGACGCCCGCGGCGAGATCCTCGAACTGAAGACGACGATCAACACGATGGTCGACCAGCTCTCCGCCTTCGCCGACGAGGTCACCCGCGTCGCCCGCGAGGTCGGTACCGAGGGACGGCTGGGCGGACAGGCCGAGGTCGAGGGCGTGTCGGGTACGTGGAAGCGCCTCACCGAGAACGTCAACGAACTCGCGGGCAACCTGACCCGCCAGGTGCGTGCGATCGCCGAGGTGGCGAGCGCCGTCGCCGAGGGGGACCTGACGCGCTCGATCACCGTGGAGGCGTCCGGCGAGGTCGCCGAACTCAAGGACAACATCAACTCCATGGTCGGGTCGCTGCGCGAGACCACCCGGGCCAACCAGGAGCAGGACTGGCTCAAGACGAACCTCGCCCGGATCTCCAGCCTGGTGCAGGGCCACCGCGACCTCCCCGTCGTGGCCGAACTGATCATGGACGAGCTGGTTCCGCTGGTGTCGGCGCAGTACGGCGCCTTCTACCTCGCCGAGGAGAGTGACGACGGCCCCGAACTCCGGCTCGTCGGCTCCTACGGCTATCCCGACGACGACAGCAGGCCCACCCGGATCGCCTTCGGCCGCACCCTGGTCGGCCAGGCCGCGCGCAGCCGCCGCACGATCACGGTGGACGAACTGCCGCCCGACTACGTCACCATCTCCTCGGGGCTCGGCCAGGTGGTGCCCACCGCGCTCGTGCTGCTCCCCATCGTGGTGGAGGGCCAGGTCCTCGGCGTGATCGAACTGGCTTCGGTCACCGCGTTCACACAGATCCACCAGGACTTCCTGGAACAGCTCATGGAGACCATCGGCGTCAACCTGAACACGATCGTCGCCAACGCCCGCACCGACGAGCTCCTGGGCGAGTCGCAACGCCTCACGGCCGAACTCCAGGCCAGGTCGGCGGAGTTGCAGGAACAGCAGGAGGAACTGCAGCACTCCAACGCGGAGCTGGAGGAGAAGGCCTCTCTGCTGGTGGCGCAGAACCGGGACATCGAGGCGAAGAACCTCCAGATCGAGCAGGCCCGGCAGGAACTGGAGGCCCGTGCACAGCAGTTGTCGCTGGCCTCGAAGTACAAGTCGGAGTTCCTGGCGAACATGAGCCACGAGCTGCGCACCCCGCTCAACAGCCTCCTGATCCTGGCCCAGTTGCTGGCCCAGAACCCCTCGCGCAACCTCACGCCGAAGCAGGTCGAGTACGCGGGCATCATCCACTCCGCGGGGTCGGACCTGCTCCAGCTGATCAACGACATCCTCGATCTGTCGAAGGTCGAGGCCGGAAAGATGGACGTGGCGCCGGAGGTCGTCTCCCTGCGCCAGCTCATCGACTACGTCGAGGCCACCTTCCGGCCGATGACGACGCAGAAGAGCCTGGACTTCACGGTGACCACGGCCCCCGGAGCGCCCGCGGACCTGCTGACCGACGAGTCCCGGTTGCGTCAGGTACTGCGCAACCTGCTGTCCAACGCGGTCAAGTTCACCGAACAGGGCAGTGTGGAGCTGCGCGTCGAGCCCGCGGCGGACGACGAGGTGCCCCAGGGCGTGCTGCGGAACAGCACCCTCGTGGCCTTCCGGGTGAAGGACACCGGGATCGGCATTCCGGAGCAGCAGCTGGAGACGATCTTCGGTGCGTTCCAGCAGGCGGACGGCACGACGAGCCGGAAGTACGGGGGCACCGGGCTCGGTCTGTCGATCACCCGGGAGATCGCCCATCTGCTCGGTGGCGCTGTCACGGTGGACAGCACGCCGGGTCAGGGCAGCACGTTCACCCTGTTCCTCCCGGTGGCGCGTCCCGACTTCGAGGAGCTGGTGAGCAGTGACCCGCCGCTGGAGAAGGCGCCGGACACCGCACTCGACCCCCACGCTCTGAGAGGTCGTCAGGCGGCGGGGCTCCCGGCCGGGGCCGGGGAGCGTCGACGCCGTCTGCTCGTGGTGGAGGAGCGCTCTCGCGGGCTGCTGACCCTCGTCGCCGAAAGCGTGGTCGCGGACGTGGCGCACGGCCGGGACGGAAGCGGGGCGGGGGCCGCGGTCGACATCATCACCGCCGTCGGGGCGCAGGAGGCCGCGGGGGCACTGGCGGACGAGCCGTACCACTGCGTCGTACTCGAACTGGGCATGCCGGACGGTGAGGCCTCCCGGTTCCTGGAGGCCCTGCAGGGTGACTCCGCCCTGGCGAGTGTTCCGGTGCTGGTGCACAGCGGTCACCGGGCCGACCTGGCCACGGAGGAGACCCTGCGGTCCCGCGCGGCGGGCGGGGCCCTGGAGTTCCTGTCCAGCCTGGACGAGTTGCGCGAGCGCATCGCGCTGCACCTCTCGGCGGAGGAGCCCGGGGACGTGCTGTCCCTGGTGCGTGCGGAGGAACCACAGCAGTTGACGCCCCACGCGGTCGACGACTCGTTCGCCGGCCGTACCGTGCTCGTCGTCGACGACGACGCGCGCAACCTGTTCGCGCTGAGCGGGATCCTCGAACTGCACGGTTTCCGGGTCCTGCACGCGGACAACGGCCGCAAGGGCATCGAGGCCCTGGTCGACAACCCGGACATCGCGCTCGTACTGATGGATGTGATGATGCCGGAGATGGACGGGTACACGGCCACGGCCGAGATCCGCAGGATGCCCCAGTACGTCGGACTGCCCATCATCGCCGTCACCGCGAAGGCGATGCCCGGCGACCGGGAGAAGTCCCTCGCCTCGGGCGCCAGTGACTACGTCACCAAGCCCGTCGACACCCGGGACCTGATCGCCTGCGTCCGCCGGTGGTTGTCCGCATGA
- a CDS encoding PRC-barrel domain containing protein, translating to MVIDGIWSYSPDSGYAEGQELTGYTVAATDGTIGHVDRQADHFGMRHLVVDTGVWVFGRSALVPVGVVTGVDTEGRKISLSCTRGEVKAAPRFRTDSETMDAAYLASVGDYYHRLPPRETTTT from the coding sequence GTGGTCATCGACGGAATCTGGTCGTACTCACCGGACAGCGGTTACGCGGAGGGACAGGAGCTCACGGGCTACACCGTGGCGGCGACCGACGGCACGATCGGTCACGTGGACCGACAGGCCGACCACTTCGGGATGCGGCACCTGGTCGTGGACACCGGGGTGTGGGTCTTCGGCCGAAGCGCCCTGGTCCCGGTCGGCGTCGTGACGGGTGTCGACACCGAGGGCCGGAAGATATCCCTGTCGTGCACGCGGGGCGAGGTGAAGGCGGCGCCCCGGTTCCGGACGGACAGCGAGACCATGGACGCGGCCTATCTGGCGAGCGTCGGCGACTACTACCACCGGCTGCCGCCGCGCGAGACGACCACCACCTGA